Part of the Sodalinema gerasimenkoae IPPAS B-353 genome is shown below.
TCATCTCCAAGGTTCTGCATTTCGGACGAGACGCCTGTGGTAACTTGCCCATCGCTGAGCGGCGAGAATGGCTGGTGAGCAATGGTATCGGGGGCTATGGCTCCGGAACCGTCGCTGGACTTCTCACTCGCCATTATCACGGCTTACTGGTGGCGGCCCTGGAGCCGCCTCTGGGACGGACGCTGATGCTGGTGAAACTCGATGAGACGGCTCAGTATGGGGGTCAGAGCTTCGAGTTGGGATGTAACCGTTGGGGCGATGGCAGTATTTCCCCTACGGGCTATGTCTATTTGGAAGCCTTTGAGTTAGAAGGGACGATTCCCGTTTGGCATTATGCCCTGGCGGATGCTCGCCTCTCGAAGCGCGTCTGGATGGAACAGGGGCAAAACACCACCTATATTCGCTATTCCCTGAGTCGGGGAACGGCTCCCATACAGCTATCCCTGAGGGCCTTTCTCAACTACCGCGACCATCATGGCGGGAGTGTGATGGGCAATTGGCAGGTGTGGCCCACGGAGGAGGGCATCGATATGGTGGCCTTTGGTGGGGCGGTTCCTCTGCGGCTACGGGGTCCGGGACAGTGGACGCCTAACAACGAATGGTATCGTCACTTTGACCTGCAACTAGAACGATATCGAGGTACGGGGTGCAGTGAAAATCATTTCCAGGGGGTAACTCTGGAGATGACCCTGGAACCGGGGCAATCTCTGACCGTTGTGGCGAGTACTCAGAGCAATTGTGAGCAGGATGGGGAGGCGGCGTTGCAGCGACAGCGACGCTATGAGTCCCAGTTGTGCAATCGCGCCCGGGGTAGCCTCGGTGACGATGAGCGGTTACAGCAGTTGGCCCTGGCCGCTGACCAGTTTATCTGCGATCGCCCCCTCAGCGATGGAACTCTAGGCCAGACCATCATGGCTGGCTATCCCTGGTTTGGAGATTGGGGACGAGATACGGCCATTAGTTTGCCAGGATTAACCTTAGCCACAGGTCGCCCGGAGATTGCCCGGACTATTTTACGCACCTTTGCCCGCTATTTTGACCAGGGCATGATGCCCAACCTATTCCCCGATAGCGGCATGGAACCGGACTACAACACGGTAGACGCCATGCTGTGGTATTTCCAGGGCGTACAGGCGTATTTTGAGGGGACTGGGGACATCGATTTGATTGAGGAGCTATATCCGGCTTTGCAAGAGGTGATGGATTGGCATCTGCGGGGAACCCGGTACAACATCGGAGTGGATGAGGATGGTCTTCTCTATGCCGGGGAAGCGGGGGTGCAGCTGACGTGGATGGATGCCAAAATTGATGACTGGGTGGTGACCCCGCGTCAGGGTAAAGCCGTTGAGATTAATGCCCTGTGGTATAACGCCTTGGGGGTGATGGTGCGTTTGGCTAAAGCCTTGGGCAAGGATGAGAGGGAGTATCAACAGCTCGCCCAACGGACGCGCCAGGGATTTGCCCGTTTTTGGTATGAGGCGGGGGGCTATTGTTATGACGTTTTGGACAGTCCCCAGGGAGATGACGCTAGTTTACGCCCCAATCAGATTTTTGCCTTGTCTTTGCCGGAGTCGTTACCCCAGTCCTTGTTGACGAAAGGCCGGGGCCGTTCCCTGTTAGCGGTGGTGGGCCGGGAGTTGCTGACCTCCTATGGCTTGCGATCGCTCTCGCCGCAAGATCCTCAGTATTGTGGCGAGTATGGGGGCGATCGCTGGCAGCGGGATGGAGCCTATCATCAGGGAACGGTTTGGAGTTGGCTGTTGGGCCCGTTTGCCCTGGCCCATTACAAAATCCATGGGGACAAGGCCCTGGCCCGTAGTTTCCTAGACCCCCTATTTGACCATCTCCAGGATGGCGCGGTGGGCAGTATTAGCGAAATTTTTGATGGCAACCCTCCCCATACCCCTCGCGGCTGTTTTGCCCAAGCCTGGAGTGTGGCAGAACTGTTGCGGGTGATGGGTCAGTTGCGGGATTAACGGGTGGGGATTGTTCCTAGATTTCCCTCGATTGCCCCTCTAGAAGCAGGGGGATGGGGTTGGTTTCATTGGCCGCGAGAGGCGAAGTTAAAATCCGCCGCCCGACTGATACGAATGCCCCGATTAGCCACATAGGCAACTTCGGGATAATACTCTACGAGTTTGTCCGAGGGGGCCCGGGCCACGGCGTTAGCAATGCGAATCTGAGTTGGGTCCATCTGTAAGGCCATAATCAGACATTGGGAATTTCCAGCGGCCCCGGCGTGAGCGATTCCTCGCAGCCGGCCCCACACGAGAATATCCCCCGAGGCAATCACCGCCCCGCCGGGATTGACATCCCCCACCAACACCACCGTTCCCGGATGGCGGATTTCGGTGCCCGATCGCACGGTATTGGTGAGATAGAGGGGTTCAGCGAGGGCCTCGGGGGCGGTGTCAGGGGAGTTGTGCAGACTTTCCTCTCGGGAGGGTTGGTCGACGGAATAGCCAGCGGTAGCCGCCGCGACGGCGGTTTGACGGCGATAGGTGGAGACCCGTTTCAGTTTGAGTTGGGCCTCTTGCAGGGCTTCGTCGAGTTCCTGAAGTTGGCGACTGTCGAGGAGGCGATCGTCGGCTTGCAGGATTACTGGGGTTTGGGGTTGCCAGAAGCGATCGCCCGCATTCAGGCGATGTTTGAGTTGTTGCCAGAGTTCTTGCCAGGTGAGTTCCCCGGCGGTTTCAGATTGCGGGGGTAGGAGGAGGAGAACTTGCCCCGCCTCACTTTTGAGGCGAACCTGCTGATGGAGGTTTAACCCAGCCGCTGGAGGGGGGTTTTCAGAAGAGTCCGTCTCCTCCTGCACCTCTGACAGGGTGATGTCATCGCTGGAGTTGGGTTCGAGAATGAAGTCAGTGGGAAGGGAGGGGTCAGAAGCCATGAAAACGCAAGTGAATAACAGAGTTGGGGCAACTGGGACAGAGGTGGGACTTAGATTGAGCCGCTTTCTATCCTAGCGCGTCTGTTTCCCTGGGTTGCCAGGAGTGAGATGGTTCGGCTGGGTTGGAGTGAGTCCAATGAGGGAAACTGTCACAAAAACTAGGACATGAGTTATCCTGGTTGGGGATGAAGATGTTTGTCAAAAAAAGCGGTTTGCGTTGGAGAGGGTCATCACGATGTCGAACAGTTATAGCTATGATTTGCGGCAGAAGGTCATCAATGCCATTGAATTGGATGGGATGAAGAAGTCTGAAGCGAGTCAAGTGTTTGGGATTAGCCGTAACACGATTCACTTATGGCTCAAACGAAAAGCGGAGACGGGAGATTTCCGTCCCCGAGAGTATCGCCCTCCTGGCCATAGTCATAAAATTAAGGATGTTGATAGGTTTCGGGCTTTTGTTCTTGAACATTCGGATAAAACCCAAGAGGAGATGGCTGAGTTATGGCCCGACGACATCAGTGCGAGAACGATTTCCAGATGGCTTAAGAAACTAGGATTTGTCCGTCGAAAACATCTGTGGGTTCTGAAAAAACGATGAAATAGGACGAAGAGAGTTGACCTGGGGAAACAGTCGGAAACTGTTAGCTAAGGAGACTGAGGTTAATGAGCCGGAATGGCTTGAGGTTGTCCTAGTTGGGGTGTCGTTTGAAATCCCCTGTCTCAATCTCCCTCCCTAGTTAATTAAGGCTGACTTGGGGGGTCAGAACCATCACCCGTTGACTGTCCACCACCATGGTCCAAAATCCTTGCTCACTGAGTCGTTGTAACAGGGCGTTGGCCTCAGCTTCATCGCGACTGTAGCCCACCAACAAATAGGGGCGTTGTCCATAGGAGACTAAGCCAACGCTGCGATTGGTGGCCCGTTGTAATTCACGAGCAACGTCGGGTTGATTGAAGTAATCGACGAGAATGGCATAGCCGGCCTCTAGGGGCTGGGGATTGAAACCCCGGTTACGTCCTGGTGGGGAGGCGATCGCCACCTCGGGCATGGCTTGAGGTTGTCTCTGGGGTTGGGTTTGAGGGGCGCTCGATAGAGGACGATCGCCCTCCTCGACCGGGATATAGACGGGCAAGTCATCAGGATTGGTGTCGGGGGCGGGGACATCAAAACTGTCATCGGGAAGATTGGCGGGGGGTAAATCCCCCAAACCGATTTCTACACCCCGTTCCTGGCCATTCTCATCGCTGCGGCGGGAGCGGCGGCCCCGCTCTTGTTGACTGTCCCGTTGACTGTCCCGAGATTGCCTCTGAGATTGCTGCTGTGAGGATTGCGTCTGCTCTTGGGAACGGCTCGGAGAACGTCCCCCAGCCGGCCGCGCTTCAATGACTTGGACTTGAGGCAGGTTAAGGGAACTCGATGACCTGGGGGCGGGGCTGGAGGAGGCTGGGGGGGCACTGTTCCCCGTCGCGGTGTTCGTGCCTGTGTTACTCGGGGGACGGGTGACAAAGGCGTTGAGACCAGATGCTTCGGTAATCTGTCGCGCTAGGGCGGAGGCATCTTCTTGGCCCTCAAAGCCATGAATCCGTAACACCACTTCATCGAGGTAGGTGCAGGCCTGAGCGTTCACCTGACTGGGGAGGCGATCGCCAATGGCTTGCAGATCCTGATTGTTCTCAGGCAGCACTAACACGAGAAATTCCCCAGCCCGAGGGGGGGCACAGGCGGGCAATTGGGCGATCGCCTTTGGCACTCGCCCAACCACTCCTGGCACACTGAGGGCGATCGCAACAGACATGACCGAGAGGAGGGGCTGAGGAAAACGCATGGGCTGTTGACCGAAATGGGGTTGACAAATATTAAGGTGCTATGCTAGCACATCCCCCAAGGAAGCCTAGGCTTGAGCCATGGAGGCTAAGGGATCGGGGATACTCTCAGAGGGGGCCTCAAACTGACCCGTTAGCACATATTCTAACCGCAGTTTCAGCCAGGTAATGAACTGGCGATCGGTCGAAATAATCGCCACTGAGGGTTGTGGACATTTTGCCTTAGCCTCAGCTAAGTCGGGAGCCTCCAGAAAGGCGGGCTGTTTCACGAGCCAGAAATCAATTTCTTTTTCTCGTTCCTGGTAATTGCGCACCCGTTCTTGAAGCACCTCATCGAGAGGTTCTTCTTCCAAGAGGAATTTCTGGCTGGCGGCGACGTAGTAGTAAGTTGTCATGGTCAGTCGAAAGGAGTCTTTAGAGACGATAGTACGGCAGTTGCAGTATCAAATCATACCGCCGTGAAACACTTTAGGGAAATCAAGTGTTACAGTTCGCGACGAAGGGCCTGTTTCATCTCCCGCACCGCGCGTTCAATGCCAACTAAGGCCGCTCGGGCAATAATCGTATGGCCGATATTGAGTTCTTCCATACCCTCAATGCAAGCCACGGGATAGACATTGAGATAGGTTAAGCCATGGCCAGCATTCACCCGCAAACCCGACTCACGGGCGATCGCACAACCATCTCGCAACACCTCAAGTTGTTGATGTCGCTCAATGTCTGTGGTGGCTTCGGCATAACGCCCGGTATGCAGTTCAATAAACTGAGCCTGAGTGGCGGCCGACGCTTGAATTTGCTTGGCTTCCGCGTCAATGAATAAGCTAACGGGAATCCCCGCCTCCTGAAGCCGTCCGACGACATCCGTGAGGCGATCGCAACTTCCATCGACATCCAATCCCCCCTCCGTTGTCACCTCCTCTCGTTTCTCGGGAACCAGGGTGACATAATCGGGCTTGAGATCCAGGGCGATGTTCACCATCTCCTTGGTAGCGGCCATCTCCAAATTCAAATGGGTGCTGACGGTTTGTCGCAACAAATAGACATCGCGATCCTGAATATGGCGGCGATCTTCTCGCAGGTGAGCAGTAATGCCATCGGCCCCCCCTAACTCCGCCAAAACAGCCGCCGCCACGGGGTCCGGTTCCGTGGTACGCCGGGCCTGTCGAATGGTGGCAATATGGTCGATATTCACGCCAAGGGTAATCAATCTCGGTTCTCTCCTGGTGGTATGATGACGTTCCATATTCTAGGTCGTTCTTTCCCTTTTCTTCTATGATCCCAACGGTCTTAGGTCTTGACGGGGGGGGTAGTCAAACCCGCTGCCGACTCGTTAACGCCCAAGGAGCAGTCTTAGGACAAGGGGAAGCCCCCGCCTCCAATTATCATGCCGTCGGTGGTGAGGCGGCCTATCATGCCATTCTCTGCGCCATCGCCGCTGCCACTGCGAACCAGGAGGTGATCATCCGCGCCATTACCCTAGGCCTGGCTGGAGTGGGTCGGCCTCGGGATCGGCAAGTCGTCCATGACTGGGTACAACTGCTGCAACAAGACAGCCGTCTCCCCCTCGCCTGGAACTTACATCCGCAAGGGGTGCGCATCTGTCCCGACTGCGAGATTGCCCTGGTGGGGGGATTAGGTCGAGAAGTGGGCCTGGCGACCATTGCCGGAACTGGGGCGATCGCCTATGGCCGTAGCCCTCAGGGAGCGGTGGCCCGGGCCAGTGGTTGGGGCCATCTCCTGGGAGATGAAGGGAGCGCCTATGATATCGGTCGTCAGGGATTAAAGGCGGTGGTTCGGGCCGCTGATGGGCGATCGCCCCAAACCCAACTTACGGCAGCCCTCTGTGACCACCTGGGCTTAGATCAGATTGAAGACTTAGTTGAGCGTGTCTATCAGCCCGGCTGGAGGGCTAAGGATGTGGCCAGGTTAGCCCCGGTGGTAGATCGGGTGGCCTGCTTAGGGGATGGGGTAGCCAATCAAATTCTCGATGAGGCGGCGGCGGAGTTGGCCCTAGCTAGTCGGGCGGTGTACCAGCAGTTGTTTCCTGATAACACCCCAGTTGAATTAGTCACCCTGGGGGGAACTTGGAAAAGTCAAGGGAAACTCAGACAACGGTTTGAGGCACAACTGGCCCGCCATTGTCCCGAGATTCAGGTGGTTCAGCCCCGTGATGATGCTGTTTCGGGGGCAATCTTGTTAGCTCGTCGGGCTGTTGGCTGGTAATTGGCAGACTTTCCCGCCAAGCTTTGCTACCATGACGGAGGGGATTGGGCCCTCGCCCCGAGATAGCTCGGGATTTCACGATTCTGGCCCTCTGACTCCCTCTCGTAAAACTTTCATTGGTAGGCACGAAGGCGTGGAGCATTCCAACGACTTCAATTTAACTCTATTGCGCCAAGTCCTAGACCAATCTGGGACGGCGATCGCCCTATTCAACCGAGATCTCAAGTCCATCCTCTGGACTCAACCTTGGCAAGATCTCTTTGACCTTAATCCTGAGGGGGGCC
Proteins encoded:
- a CDS encoding amylo-alpha-1,6-glucosidase, producing the protein MVISKVLHFGRDACGNLPIAERREWLVSNGIGGYGSGTVAGLLTRHYHGLLVAALEPPLGRTLMLVKLDETAQYGGQSFELGCNRWGDGSISPTGYVYLEAFELEGTIPVWHYALADARLSKRVWMEQGQNTTYIRYSLSRGTAPIQLSLRAFLNYRDHHGGSVMGNWQVWPTEEGIDMVAFGGAVPLRLRGPGQWTPNNEWYRHFDLQLERYRGTGCSENHFQGVTLEMTLEPGQSLTVVASTQSNCEQDGEAALQRQRRYESQLCNRARGSLGDDERLQQLALAADQFICDRPLSDGTLGQTIMAGYPWFGDWGRDTAISLPGLTLATGRPEIARTILRTFARYFDQGMMPNLFPDSGMEPDYNTVDAMLWYFQGVQAYFEGTGDIDLIEELYPALQEVMDWHLRGTRYNIGVDEDGLLYAGEAGVQLTWMDAKIDDWVVTPRQGKAVEINALWYNALGVMVRLAKALGKDEREYQQLAQRTRQGFARFWYEAGGYCYDVLDSPQGDDASLRPNQIFALSLPESLPQSLLTKGRGRSLLAVVGRELLTSYGLRSLSPQDPQYCGEYGGDRWQRDGAYHQGTVWSWLLGPFALAHYKIHGDKALARSFLDPLFDHLQDGAVGSISEIFDGNPPHTPRGCFAQAWSVAELLRVMGQLRD
- the minC gene encoding septum site-determining protein MinC, yielding MASDPSLPTDFILEPNSSDDITLSEVQEETDSSENPPPAAGLNLHQQVRLKSEAGQVLLLLPPQSETAGELTWQELWQQLKHRLNAGDRFWQPQTPVILQADDRLLDSRQLQELDEALQEAQLKLKRVSTYRRQTAVAAATAGYSVDQPSREESLHNSPDTAPEALAEPLYLTNTVRSGTEIRHPGTVVLVGDVNPGGAVIASGDILVWGRLRGIAHAGAAGNSQCLIMALQMDPTQIRIANAVARAPSDKLVEYYPEVAYVANRGIRISRAADFNFASRGQ
- a CDS encoding IS630 transposase-related protein; translation: MSNSYSYDLRQKVINAIELDGMKKSEASQVFGISRNTIHLWLKRKAETGDFRPREYRPPGHSHKIKDVDRFRAFVLEHSDKTQEEMAELWPDDISARTISRWLKKLGFVRRKHLWVLKKR
- a CDS encoding MgPME-cyclase complex family protein, whose translation is MTTYYYVAASQKFLLEEEPLDEVLQERVRNYQEREKEIDFWLVKQPAFLEAPDLAEAKAKCPQPSVAIISTDRQFITWLKLRLEYVLTGQFEAPSESIPDPLASMAQA
- a CDS encoding pyridoxine 5'-phosphate synthase; translation: MERHHTTRREPRLITLGVNIDHIATIRQARRTTEPDPVAAAVLAELGGADGITAHLREDRRHIQDRDVYLLRQTVSTHLNLEMAATKEMVNIALDLKPDYVTLVPEKREEVTTEGGLDVDGSCDRLTDVVGRLQEAGIPVSLFIDAEAKQIQASAATQAQFIELHTGRYAEATTDIERHQQLEVLRDGCAIARESGLRVNAGHGLTYLNVYPVACIEGMEELNIGHTIIARAALVGIERAVREMKQALRREL
- a CDS encoding N-acetylglucosamine kinase, whose protein sequence is MIPTVLGLDGGGSQTRCRLVNAQGAVLGQGEAPASNYHAVGGEAAYHAILCAIAAATANQEVIIRAITLGLAGVGRPRDRQVVHDWVQLLQQDSRLPLAWNLHPQGVRICPDCEIALVGGLGREVGLATIAGTGAIAYGRSPQGAVARASGWGHLLGDEGSAYDIGRQGLKAVVRAADGRSPQTQLTAALCDHLGLDQIEDLVERVYQPGWRAKDVARLAPVVDRVACLGDGVANQILDEAAAELALASRAVYQQLFPDNTPVELVTLGGTWKSQGKLRQRFEAQLARHCPEIQVVQPRDDAVSGAILLARRAVGW